The proteins below come from a single Comamonas antarctica genomic window:
- the dcd gene encoding dCTP deaminase has product MSIKSDKWIRRMAENHGMIEPFEPGQVREAEGRKIISYGTSSYGYDIRCAPEFKVFTNIHSTVVDPKNFDEKSFVDFEGDSCIIPPNSFALARTVEYFRIPRNVLTICLGKSTYARCGIIVNVTPFEPEWEGYVTLEFSNTTPLPARIYAGEGCAQVLFFESDEVCEVSYKDRGGKYQGQSGVTLPRA; this is encoded by the coding sequence ATGAGCATCAAGAGCGACAAATGGATCCGTCGCATGGCCGAGAACCACGGCATGATCGAGCCCTTCGAGCCCGGTCAGGTTCGCGAGGCCGAAGGCCGCAAGATCATCAGCTACGGCACCAGCAGCTATGGCTATGACATCCGCTGCGCGCCTGAATTCAAGGTGTTCACCAACATCCACAGCACCGTGGTCGACCCGAAGAACTTCGACGAGAAGAGCTTCGTCGATTTCGAGGGCGACAGCTGCATCATTCCGCCCAACAGCTTCGCGCTGGCGCGCACCGTCGAGTACTTCCGCATTCCGCGCAATGTGCTCACGATCTGCCTGGGCAAGAGCACCTATGCGCGCTGCGGCATCATCGTCAACGTCACGCCGTTCGAACCGGAATGGGAAGGTTATGTGACGCTCGAGTTCTCCAACACCACGCCGCTGCCGGCGCGCATCTATGCGGGCGAAGGCTGTGCGCAGGTGCTGTTCTTCGAAAGCGACGAGGTCTGCGAGGTCAGTTACAAAGACCGCGGCGGCAAGTACCAGGGCCAGAGCGGCGTCACGCTGCCGCGCGCCTAG
- a CDS encoding sensor domain-containing diguanylate cyclase: MSAPAPVGARRPWSLRTQIAVVFGSLVSVVAMLLSLAFGELLKLRVQQEAAASLHMVAHNAARVLADELFERSRLVQVLASSQDLWEKGLDAPDVLPLLQRMQTTRPYSRWIGVANVQGIVQTDSNHLLRGQSVLDASWFQAGIKDLYVGDVHPFAALASRIAPSTTGETQRFLDFSAPIHRNGETLGVLGLHLSWDWARDTLESLRPAYADHAQIELFVFDRHGELIYAPGGRIAPFVALGQKLPQTVPPRVTGRDSLTMPGQAGLAYWNDAPQQFLTAVEHLPARNLASDLGWSMVVRQPKAMAFVGADSAVAKALAGGLVAALLAALIASLAARRLSEDLNSLSRAALHIEAGTPGAVVPQAHSTREVQRLSSTLDHMTRRLLTMNEAMEELVRQRTLELEHANQALERLASSDPLTGLLNRRGFDARMTAALALARRSGRPLSVITIDIDHFKRVNDSFGHEIGDNVLRSLAYQLKARLRVSDAVARLGGEEFIVLLPDTALEDALQMAHELVAMVGGRPQELVGRVTISAGLSALRAQEEDAGPMLRRSDDALYAAKTAGRNRAQAQA, from the coding sequence ATGAGCGCGCCGGCGCCTGTCGGCGCACGCCGCCCCTGGAGCCTGCGCACGCAGATTGCCGTGGTTTTCGGCAGCCTGGTGTCGGTGGTGGCAATGCTGCTGTCGCTGGCCTTTGGCGAGCTGCTCAAATTGCGCGTGCAGCAGGAGGCGGCAGCGTCGCTGCACATGGTGGCCCACAATGCCGCGCGCGTGCTGGCCGACGAACTGTTCGAACGCAGCCGGCTCGTCCAGGTGCTGGCGTCATCGCAGGATCTCTGGGAAAAAGGCCTCGATGCGCCCGATGTGCTGCCGCTGTTGCAGCGCATGCAGACCACCCGGCCCTACAGCCGCTGGATCGGCGTGGCCAACGTCCAGGGCATCGTCCAGACGGATTCCAACCACCTGCTGCGCGGGCAGTCGGTGCTCGACGCATCCTGGTTCCAGGCCGGCATCAAGGACTTGTATGTCGGCGACGTCCACCCGTTTGCGGCCCTGGCCAGCCGCATCGCGCCCAGCACCACGGGCGAGACACAACGGTTTCTGGATTTCTCCGCGCCCATCCATCGCAACGGCGAGACCCTGGGCGTGCTCGGCCTGCATCTGAGCTGGGACTGGGCGCGCGATACGCTCGAAAGCCTGCGCCCGGCCTATGCCGACCACGCGCAGATCGAGCTGTTCGTGTTCGACCGCCATGGCGAGCTGATCTATGCGCCCGGCGGCCGGATCGCGCCCTTTGTCGCGCTGGGCCAGAAGCTGCCGCAGACCGTGCCGCCGCGCGTGACCGGGCGCGACAGCCTGACCATGCCGGGACAGGCGGGGCTGGCGTACTGGAACGATGCCCCGCAGCAGTTCCTGACCGCGGTGGAGCACCTGCCGGCGCGCAATCTCGCCAGCGACCTCGGCTGGTCCATGGTCGTGCGCCAACCCAAGGCCATGGCGTTTGTCGGCGCCGACAGCGCCGTGGCCAAGGCGCTGGCCGGGGGACTGGTGGCCGCGCTGCTGGCGGCGCTGATCGCCTCGCTCGCGGCACGGCGGCTCAGCGAGGATCTCAACAGCCTGTCGCGCGCGGCGCTGCATATCGAGGCCGGCACCCCGGGCGCGGTCGTGCCGCAGGCGCACAGCACGCGCGAAGTGCAGCGCCTGTCGAGCACGCTGGACCACATGACACGCCGTCTGCTGACCATGAACGAGGCCATGGAGGAACTGGTGCGCCAGCGCACGCTGGAGCTGGAGCACGCCAACCAGGCGCTGGAACGCCTGGCCAGCAGCGACCCGCTGACCGGGTTGCTCAACCGCCGCGGTTTCGACGCGCGCATGACTGCCGCACTGGCACTGGCGCGGCGCAGCGGCCGGCCGCTGAGCGTCATCACCATCGACATCGACCACTTCAAGCGCGTCAACGACAGCTTTGGCCACGAGATCGGCGACAACGTGCTGCGCAGCCTGGCCTACCAGCTCAAGGCCCGGTTGCGGGTCTCCGACGCGGTGGCACGCCTGGGCGGCGAGGAATTCATCGTGCTGCTGCCCGACACTGCGCTGGAGGACGCGCTGCAGATGGCGCACGAACTGGTGGCGATGGTGGGGGGCCGGCCGCAGGAACTGGTGGGACGCGTGACCATCAGCGCCGGGCTGTCGGCGTTGCGTGCGCAGGAGGAGGATGCAGGCCCGATGCTGCGCCGCAGCGACGACGCGCTGTACGCGGCCAAGACCGCCGGACGCAATCGCGCCCAGGCCCAGGCTTGA
- the ypfJ gene encoding KPN_02809 family neutral zinc metallopeptidase: MRWEGNRESENIEDRRGDAAGSPIFGGRTIGIGTIVVALVGGWVLGINPLTLLGMLSGGSNQVAVQQPAHVDKPPADDTMARFVSTVLADTEDVWTDVFRRNGGSYQQPRLVLFRGATRTACGTGQAAMGPFYCPADQKVYIDLGFYETLKNQLGAPGDFAQAYVIAHEVGHHVQHLLGIEEKVDSMRGRVSRTEANQLSVRLELQADCLAGVWAHHAQNARQILEQGDVEEAMNAASRIGDDALQRASGGAVVPDSFTHGTSAQRQRWFQTGLQRGELKGCDTFSARQL; encoded by the coding sequence ATGCGCTGGGAAGGCAATCGGGAGTCGGAAAACATCGAGGATCGCCGCGGCGACGCCGCAGGCTCGCCGATCTTCGGCGGGCGCACCATCGGCATCGGCACCATCGTGGTCGCGCTGGTCGGTGGCTGGGTGCTGGGCATCAATCCGCTGACGCTGCTGGGCATGCTCAGCGGCGGCAGCAATCAGGTCGCGGTGCAGCAGCCCGCCCACGTCGACAAGCCTCCCGCCGACGACACCATGGCGCGCTTCGTGTCGACCGTGCTGGCCGATACCGAAGACGTCTGGACCGATGTGTTCCGGCGCAACGGCGGCAGCTACCAGCAGCCCCGGCTGGTGCTGTTCCGCGGCGCGACGCGCACTGCCTGCGGCACGGGCCAGGCCGCCATGGGCCCGTTCTACTGTCCTGCCGACCAGAAGGTCTATATCGACCTGGGCTTCTACGAAACCTTGAAGAACCAGCTGGGCGCGCCCGGCGACTTCGCGCAGGCCTATGTCATTGCGCACGAGGTCGGCCACCATGTACAGCATCTGCTGGGCATCGAGGAGAAGGTCGACAGCATGCGCGGCCGCGTCAGCCGCACCGAAGCCAATCAGCTGTCGGTTCGGCTGGAGCTGCAGGCCGATTGCCTCGCGGGCGTCTGGGCCCACCACGCCCAGAACGCGCGCCAGATCCTGGAGCAGGGCGACGTCGAGGAGGCCATGAATGCCGCATCGCGCATCGGCGACGATGCATTGCAGCGCGCCTCGGGCGGCGCCGTCGTGCCCGACAGCTTCACGCATGGCACCAGCGCGCAGCGCCAGCGCTGGTTCCAGACCGGCTTGCAGCGCGGCGAACTCAAGGGCTGCGACACCTTCAGCGCGCGCCAGCTGTGA
- a CDS encoding DEAD/DEAH box helicase — protein MTSSFSNLSLSEPLARAVAEMGYESMTPIQAQAIPVVLTGKDVMGAAQTGTGKTAAFSLPLLQRLLKHENSSTSPARHPVRALVLLPTRELADQVAQQIALYAKHTKLRSTVVFGGMDMKPQTLELKKGVEVLVATPGRLLDHIEAKNAILNQVEYVVLDEADRMLDIGFLPDLQRILSYLPNTRTTLLFSATFSPEIKRLAGSYLQDPVTIEVARPNETASTVEQRFFSAADDDEKRLAIHKLLRERGIRQAFIFSNSKLGCARLTRALERDGLRATALHGDKSQDERLKALEAFKAGNVDLLVCTDVAARGLDIKDVPAVFNFDVPFNAEDYVHRIGRTGRAGASGLAVTLVSSRDARQVGEIEKLIKKKIDVEALQLDDARPRGRMNDGRRAWRGEGDDAARGVVGRSAPAPRSARPASRPSADPFFDRPYVAPATAPVAKWDDSRQPAARPSIKPKRKLAALFRAPELAES, from the coding sequence ATGACAAGTTCTTTTTCCAATCTATCCCTGTCGGAACCCCTGGCGCGTGCTGTTGCCGAGATGGGCTATGAGTCCATGACGCCCATCCAGGCGCAGGCCATTCCGGTTGTCTTGACGGGCAAGGACGTGATGGGCGCGGCCCAGACCGGCACCGGCAAGACCGCGGCGTTCTCGCTGCCGCTGCTGCAGCGCCTGCTCAAGCACGAAAACAGTTCGACCTCGCCCGCGCGCCATCCGGTGCGTGCGCTGGTGCTGTTGCCCACGCGTGAACTCGCCGACCAGGTCGCCCAGCAGATCGCGCTCTACGCCAAGCACACCAAGCTGCGCAGCACGGTGGTGTTCGGCGGCATGGACATGAAGCCCCAGACGCTCGAGCTCAAGAAGGGCGTCGAGGTGCTGGTCGCCACGCCGGGCCGCCTGCTGGACCACATCGAAGCCAAGAACGCCATCCTGAACCAGGTGGAATACGTGGTGCTCGATGAAGCCGACCGCATGCTGGACATCGGTTTCCTGCCCGACCTGCAGCGCATCCTGTCGTACCTGCCCAATACCCGCACCACCTTGCTGTTCAGCGCGACGTTCTCGCCCGAGATCAAGCGCCTGGCGGGCAGCTACCTGCAGGACCCGGTCACCATCGAGGTGGCGCGTCCAAACGAAACCGCTTCCACCGTCGAGCAGCGCTTCTTCAGCGCCGCCGACGACGACGAAAAGCGCCTGGCCATCCACAAGCTGCTGCGCGAGCGCGGCATCCGCCAGGCGTTCATCTTCTCGAACAGCAAGCTCGGCTGCGCCCGCCTCACGCGCGCGCTCGAACGCGACGGCCTGCGCGCCACGGCGCTGCACGGCGACAAGAGCCAGGACGAGCGCCTGAAGGCGCTGGAAGCCTTCAAGGCCGGCAATGTCGACCTGCTGGTCTGCACCGACGTGGCCGCGCGCGGCCTCGACATCAAGGACGTGCCGGCCGTGTTCAACTTCGACGTGCCGTTCAATGCCGAAGACTACGTGCACCGCATCGGCCGCACGGGCCGCGCGGGTGCCTCGGGCCTGGCGGTCACGCTGGTGTCCTCGCGCGACGCACGCCAGGTCGGCGAGATCGAGAAGCTGATCAAGAAGAAGATCGACGTCGAAGCCCTGCAGCTCGACGATGCGCGCCCGCGTGGCCGCATGAACGACGGCCGCCGCGCCTGGCGCGGCGAGGGCGATGACGCCGCGCGTGGTGTCGTCGGCCGTTCTGCCCCGGCTCCGCGCTCGGCCCGCCCGGCTTCGCGCCCCTCGGCCGATCCGTTCTTCGACCGCCCTTATGTGGCACCGGCGACGGCCCCGGTGGCCAAGTGGGACGACTCGCGCCAGCCGGCCGCGCGTCCTTCGATCAAGCCCAAGCGCAAGCTCGCGGCCTTGTTCCGCGCGCCGGAACTCGCCGAGTCCTGA
- a CDS encoding Bug family tripartite tricarboxylate transporter substrate binding protein: MQRRQLLKAAAAPLALACLPGAAMAQASWPKGKVITYMVPFAAGGTTDQLGRLIAQQLGPALGTTVVIDNKAGAGGSVGSELAARAQPDGFTILGGTISSHAINVSLYPKLGYDPLKSFTPITLIGTNPLVLVVPANSPYKTLKDVLEASQSKSGGLSSASAGAGTSQHLALEMLAWKSGVKFTHVPYKGSGPAIQDVMGGQVDMMFDTTVVAAPHIQSGKLRALAVTSKQRLDSLKDVPTIAESGLKGLGDFEVTSWQAIFAPNNTPDAIVQRLHQEIAKVLATPDMQARLKTMGMEPSTMSTTQVAAFQKAEVTKWATVIKEANVKVDG, encoded by the coding sequence ATGCAACGCAGACAACTTCTCAAGGCCGCGGCCGCCCCGCTGGCGCTGGCCTGCCTGCCCGGCGCCGCGATGGCCCAGGCCAGCTGGCCCAAGGGCAAGGTCATCACCTATATGGTGCCGTTTGCCGCAGGCGGCACCACCGACCAGCTCGGCCGGCTGATCGCGCAGCAACTGGGCCCCGCGCTGGGCACGACGGTGGTCATCGACAACAAGGCCGGCGCCGGCGGCAGCGTGGGCTCGGAACTCGCGGCGCGCGCCCAGCCCGATGGCTTCACCATCCTGGGCGGCACCATCAGCTCGCATGCCATCAATGTGAGCCTGTACCCCAAGCTGGGCTACGACCCGCTCAAGTCGTTCACGCCGATCACGCTGATCGGCACCAATCCGCTGGTGCTGGTGGTGCCGGCCAACAGCCCCTACAAGACGCTCAAGGACGTGCTCGAAGCCTCGCAGTCCAAGTCCGGCGGCCTGTCCTCGGCCTCGGCGGGCGCGGGCACCTCGCAGCACCTGGCGCTGGAAATGCTGGCCTGGAAGTCGGGCGTCAAGTTCACGCACGTGCCCTACAAGGGCAGCGGCCCGGCGATCCAGGACGTGATGGGCGGCCAGGTCGACATGATGTTCGACACCACCGTGGTGGCAGCGCCGCACATCCAGAGCGGCAAGCTGCGCGCGCTGGCCGTGACCTCGAAGCAGCGCCTCGATTCGCTCAAGGACGTGCCCACGATCGCCGAGTCGGGCCTCAAGGGCCTGGGCGACTTCGAGGTCACGTCGTGGCAGGCCATCTTCGCGCCCAACAACACGCCCGATGCCATCGTGCAGCGCCTGCACCAGGAAATCGCCAAGGTGCTGGCCACACCGGACATGCAGGCGCGCCTCAAGACCATGGGCATGGAGCCCTCGACCATGTCCACCACGCAGGTCGCGGCCTTCCAGAAGGCGGAAGTAACCAAGTGGGCCACCGTCATCAAGGAAGCCAATGTCAAAGTCGATGGCTGA
- the garD gene encoding galactarate dehydratase, translated as MSSPLFIRMHAADNVAIVANDGGLPAGTVFADGLRLVDPVPQGHKVALEDLAQGDAVRRYDVVIGYALQALPRGSWVNERVLRMPAAPELEGLPMATVKPPLLPALEGYTFEGYRNADGSVGTRNILAITTTVQCVAGVVDTAVQRIKSELLPRYPQVDDVVGLEHSYGCGVAIDAPDAIIPIRTLRNISRNPNFGGEVMVVSLGCEKLQPERLLPREAPLLPMARTAAAPALPPDDAALDVVCLQAEEHVGFMSMIDSIVRQADVHLQRLNRRRRETVPVSELVVGVQCGGSDAFSGVTANPAVGFATDLLVRAGASVMFSEVTEVRDGIDQLTARASTPEVAQAMIDQMAWYDSYLARGRADRSANTTPGNKKGGLSNIVEKAMGSIIKSGTAPITGVLAPGEKLQQKGLTYAATPASDFICGTLQLAAGMNLHIFTTGRGTPYGLAACPVIKVATRSDLARRWHDLMDVNAGRIADGAATIEETGWEMFQLMIDVASGRRKTWAEQWKLHNALVLFNPAPVT; from the coding sequence ATGAGCAGTCCCCTTTTTATCCGCATGCATGCTGCCGACAATGTGGCCATCGTGGCCAACGATGGCGGCCTGCCCGCGGGCACGGTGTTTGCCGATGGATTGCGCCTGGTCGACCCTGTGCCGCAAGGCCACAAGGTGGCGCTCGAAGACCTCGCGCAAGGCGACGCGGTGCGGCGCTACGACGTGGTGATCGGCTATGCGCTGCAGGCGCTGCCGCGCGGCAGCTGGGTCAACGAGCGCGTGCTGCGCATGCCGGCAGCGCCCGAGCTCGAAGGCCTGCCCATGGCCACCGTGAAGCCGCCCCTGCTTCCTGCGCTCGAAGGCTATACCTTCGAGGGCTACCGCAATGCCGATGGCTCGGTGGGCACGCGCAACATCCTGGCCATCACCACCACGGTGCAATGCGTGGCCGGCGTGGTGGATACCGCGGTGCAGCGCATCAAGAGCGAACTGCTGCCGCGCTACCCGCAGGTCGATGACGTCGTCGGCCTCGAGCACAGCTATGGCTGCGGCGTGGCCATCGACGCGCCCGACGCGATCATTCCCATCCGCACGCTGCGCAACATCAGCCGCAACCCGAACTTCGGCGGCGAGGTGATGGTCGTGAGCCTGGGCTGCGAAAAGCTCCAGCCGGAGCGCCTGCTGCCCCGGGAAGCACCGCTGCTGCCCATGGCGCGCACCGCGGCCGCCCCTGCCCTGCCCCCAGACGATGCCGCCCTGGATGTGGTCTGCCTGCAAGCCGAGGAGCATGTCGGCTTCATGAGCATGATCGACTCCATCGTGCGCCAGGCCGATGTGCACCTGCAGCGCCTGAACCGGCGCCGGCGCGAGACCGTGCCCGTCAGCGAGCTGGTGGTCGGCGTGCAGTGCGGCGGCAGCGATGCGTTCAGCGGCGTCACGGCCAACCCGGCCGTGGGCTTTGCCACCGACTTGCTGGTGCGCGCCGGTGCGAGCGTGATGTTCTCCGAGGTCACCGAAGTGCGCGACGGCATCGACCAGCTGACCGCGCGCGCCAGCACGCCCGAAGTCGCGCAGGCCATGATCGACCAGATGGCCTGGTACGACAGCTACCTCGCGCGCGGCCGCGCCGACCGCAGCGCCAACACCACGCCGGGCAACAAGAAGGGCGGGCTGTCCAACATCGTCGAGAAGGCCATGGGCTCGATCATCAAGTCGGGCACGGCGCCGATCACCGGCGTGCTCGCACCGGGCGAGAAGCTGCAGCAAAAGGGCTTGACCTATGCGGCCACGCCGGCCTCCGATTTCATCTGCGGCACCTTGCAGCTCGCGGCGGGCATGAACCTGCACATCTTCACCACCGGCCGCGGCACGCCCTATGGCCTGGCCGCCTGCCCGGTGATCAAGGTCGCCACGCGCAGCGACCTCGCGCGCCGCTGGCACGACCTGATGGACGTGAATGCCGGGCGCATTGCCGACGGCGCAGCCACCATCGAGGAAACCGGCTGGGAGATGTTCCAGCTGATGATCGATGTGGCCAGCGGCCGCAGGAAGACCTGGGCCGAACAGTGGAAGCTGCACAACGCGCTGGTGCTGTTCAACCCGGCGCCGGTGACCTGA
- a CDS encoding FadR/GntR family transcriptional regulator has product MSTLTSELPQSAAFLSEVDGSALRSKASRGSRSLANLLSEDFGQKIRQGLLHEGDKLPTESELVRSYDVSRTVVREALSKLQAAGLVETRHGIGTFVLPAPESAALRLNAHELSESVDVLAVLELRISLETEAAGLAAQRREAQHLQAMRAALQEFEHHFALGNETVSQDLAFHLSIAQATGNRYFQEILQHFGTLLIPRNRIASIHAPARDPDYLRRVNREHEEIYAAIERQDADSARAAMRIHLTNSRERLRLAQRLSQGTESGSAA; this is encoded by the coding sequence ATGAGCACCCTGACATCGGAATTACCCCAATCCGCCGCATTTTTGTCCGAGGTGGACGGGTCGGCACTGCGCAGCAAGGCCAGCCGCGGCAGCCGCAGCCTGGCGAATCTGCTGTCGGAGGACTTCGGCCAGAAGATCCGCCAGGGGCTGCTGCACGAAGGCGACAAGCTGCCCACCGAGTCGGAACTGGTGCGCAGCTACGACGTGAGCCGCACCGTGGTGCGCGAGGCGCTGTCCAAGCTGCAGGCCGCGGGCCTGGTGGAAACGCGCCACGGCATCGGGACCTTCGTACTGCCTGCGCCCGAGAGTGCCGCCTTGCGGCTCAACGCACATGAACTCAGCGAGTCGGTCGATGTGCTGGCGGTGCTGGAATTGCGCATCAGCCTCGAAACCGAGGCCGCGGGGCTGGCAGCGCAGCGCCGTGAAGCGCAGCACCTTCAGGCAATGCGCGCGGCGCTGCAGGAATTCGAGCACCACTTCGCGCTGGGCAACGAGACCGTGAGCCAGGATCTGGCCTTTCACCTGAGCATCGCGCAGGCCACGGGCAACCGCTATTTCCAGGAAATCCTGCAGCATTTCGGCACCCTGCTGATTCCACGCAACCGCATTGCATCGATCCACGCGCCGGCACGCGATCCGGACTACCTGCGCCGCGTCAATCGCGAGCATGAGGAGATCTATGCCGCCATCGAGCGCCAGGACGCGGACTCGGCGCGGGCCGCGATGCGCATCCACCTGACCAACTCGCGCGAGCGCCTGCGACTGGCGCAGCGTTTGAGCCAGGGTACGGAGTCCGGTTCGGCGGCATGA
- a CDS encoding Bug family tripartite tricarboxylate transporter substrate binding protein gives MLTRNRFLCSALALAAASAFATPVLANDAWPSKPIRLVVPYPPGGSSDIIARSIGQVISQELKQSVVIENKPGANGNLGAEFVARAQPDGYTWLLADLGALAISPSVYTKLSFDPSKDLRGTAMLAYSPHMLVVHPGVKANNLQELVALSKKEDLNFAVTATGSAPHLAGVELARLTGAKWVYVPYKGGVQSVQDTVAGQTQVLMNGMLATYPHVQSGKLKLLGISKETRMPLIADVPTLAEQGAKGFASGTWQGVVLPGKTPDAIVQRVNQVLLTAIRTPDVRARLTGQGAEVVTMSPAETTKFFNAERARWRSVVQGANLQLD, from the coding sequence ATGCTTACCCGCAATCGCTTCCTGTGTTCCGCCCTGGCCCTGGCTGCCGCCAGTGCATTCGCCACTCCGGTCCTGGCCAACGATGCCTGGCCCAGCAAGCCCATCCGCCTGGTCGTGCCGTACCCGCCAGGCGGCAGCTCGGACATCATTGCGCGCTCGATCGGCCAGGTGATCTCGCAGGAACTCAAGCAGAGCGTGGTCATCGAGAACAAGCCCGGTGCCAACGGCAACCTGGGTGCGGAGTTCGTGGCCCGGGCCCAGCCCGATGGCTACACCTGGCTGCTGGCCGACCTGGGCGCGCTGGCGATCTCGCCTTCGGTCTACACCAAGCTCAGCTTCGACCCGTCCAAGGACCTGCGCGGCACGGCCATGCTGGCCTATTCGCCGCACATGCTGGTGGTGCATCCCGGCGTGAAGGCCAACAACCTGCAGGAGCTGGTGGCGCTGTCGAAGAAGGAAGACCTGAACTTTGCCGTCACGGCCACCGGCAGCGCGCCGCACCTGGCGGGCGTGGAACTGGCCCGCCTCACGGGCGCGAAATGGGTCTATGTGCCGTACAAGGGCGGCGTGCAGTCGGTGCAGGACACCGTGGCCGGCCAGACCCAGGTGCTGATGAACGGCATGCTGGCCACCTACCCGCATGTGCAGAGCGGCAAGCTCAAGCTGCTGGGCATTTCCAAGGAAACCCGCATGCCGCTGATTGCCGACGTGCCGACGCTGGCCGAGCAGGGCGCCAAGGGCTTTGCCTCGGGCACCTGGCAGGGCGTGGTGCTGCCGGGCAAGACGCCTGACGCCATCGTGCAGCGCGTGAACCAGGTGCTGCTGACAGCCATCCGCACGCCCGACGTGCGCGCTCGCCTGACCGGCCAGGGCGCCGAAGTGGTGACCATGTCGCCCGCCGAGACCACCAAGTTCTTCAACGCCGAGCGTGCGCGGTGGCGCAGCGTCGTGCAGGGCGCCAACCTGCAGCTGGACTGA
- the kdgD gene encoding 5-dehydro-4-deoxyglucarate dehydratase produces the protein MSPQDVKSVMSSGLLSFPVTDFDSQGNFNAKSYAERLEWLAPFGATALFAAGGTGEFFSLTADEYPAIIKTAVDTCKGKVPIIAGAGGPTRFAIQCAQEAEKAGAHGVLLLPHYLTEASQEGLAAHVEAVCKSVKFGVIIYNRGISRFTPETVAKLCERNPNLVGFKDGVGDIEAMSAMFLTMGDRLAYLGGLPTAEVYAAAYKALGTPVYSSAVFNFIPKTAIRFYEAVKNDDHATQHELLKSFFLPYLEIRNRSAGYAVSIVKAGAKIVGHDAGPVRAPLADLKPDEIEALAALIKKVEQ, from the coding sequence ATGAGCCCCCAAGATGTCAAAAGCGTGATGAGTTCCGGTCTGTTGTCGTTCCCCGTGACCGACTTCGACAGCCAGGGCAACTTCAATGCCAAGAGCTATGCCGAACGCCTCGAATGGCTGGCCCCGTTCGGTGCGACCGCACTGTTCGCGGCCGGCGGCACGGGCGAATTCTTCTCGCTGACGGCGGACGAGTACCCGGCGATCATCAAGACCGCCGTGGATACCTGCAAGGGCAAGGTGCCGATCATTGCCGGCGCCGGCGGCCCGACGCGCTTTGCCATCCAGTGCGCGCAGGAAGCGGAAAAGGCCGGCGCCCACGGCGTGCTGCTGCTGCCCCACTACCTGACCGAAGCCAGCCAGGAAGGCCTGGCCGCGCATGTCGAGGCCGTCTGCAAGAGCGTGAAGTTCGGCGTGATCATCTACAACCGCGGCATCAGCCGCTTCACGCCCGAGACCGTGGCCAAGCTGTGCGAGCGCAACCCCAACCTGGTGGGCTTCAAGGATGGCGTGGGCGACATCGAAGCCATGTCCGCGATGTTCCTGACCATGGGCGACCGCCTGGCCTACCTGGGCGGCCTGCCCACGGCCGAAGTCTATGCCGCGGCCTACAAGGCGCTGGGCACGCCGGTGTACTCGTCGGCGGTGTTCAACTTCATCCCCAAGACCGCGATCCGCTTCTACGAAGCGGTAAAGAACGACGACCACGCCACGCAGCACGAGCTGCTCAAGTCCTTCTTCCTGCCTTACCTCGAGATCCGCAACCGCAGCGCCGGTTACGCCGTGTCTATCGTCAAGGCCGGCGCGAAGATCGTCGGCCACGACGCGGGCCCGGTGCGCGCGCCGCTGGCCGACCTGAAGCCCGATGAGATCGAGGCACTGGCCGCGCTGATCAAGAAGGTCGAGCAGTAA